In Sphingomonas sp. KC8, the sequence GATCGGTGTGGACGATCAGCCTGTCCACAAGGCGCAGCAGGGCCGGAAAGCCATCCCGCTGCAGCCGGCTGACGCGCTTGCCGTTGAACGGAACCAGATCGTGCACCGTCAGGACGACGGGGCACCGTGCGCGGATGCGCAGCATGGCGCGAGCGTCCAGCCAGGGCAAAACGCTCCACTGAAAATGAACAAGGTGAAAATCGCCGTGCTGCGCCAGGCGGGTGAGGGCGTTCAGCCCCGCCACATGTTCGAACCCTTTCAGAACGCGCTGGATCGGGCCGGTGCCCAAACGCCGTGGCCCGTCGCTCAAGCGATAAAATAAGGATGTGACATCCGCTTGCGGCAGATTGGCGTCTTCGGCCGGGCGTAGCGCGCGCGTTGCCCAATGCGGGGAAACCGCGTTTGCCTTCAGTCCGCCCGACAAGGCCGCGTCATAGGGCGCGGTGAACAAGACGGGATCGACCAGCAGAACCCGCAGGTTTGCCGTCAGCGGGGGCGTTGCTGGTACAGGATGGCGGTTGGCAGTCATGGCCTTGCTTCCTTCCGGCTCAATAGCTGCCCCGGCTCAGCATCAGGGCTGGCACGGTACGCCCGATGATCGCGAGATCACCGAGTACGGTTTTCGATCGGCTGTAGACGGTGTCGATGGCAACGCGGCGGCGATAGCTGGTGTCGTTGCGGCCGCTCACTTGCCACAGGCCGGTTATTCCCGGGCGGACAAGGCAATAATGCCGGAAGTAGCGCCCGTACCGGGCCACCTCGCCCTGAACGATCGGACGCGGCCCGACAAGGCTCATATGCCCGGCGATCACGTTCAGCAGCTGCGGCAATTCATCCAGGCTGGATTTGCGCAGGAATGCGCCAAAAGGGGTGATGCGGGGGTCGCACCGCAGCTTTTGATCCCGCGTCCATTCGGCGGCGGCGGCTGGGTCCGTTTCCAGAAGATGGCGTAGCCGGGCGTCGGCATCGCGAACCATCGTGCGGATTTTCAGGCACGGAAAGCTGCGCCCGCCCAGGCCGATGCGCCTGTGAACGAAGATCGGATTTGCTCCGTCCTGCAGCCAGGTGGCGCAGCAAAGCAGCGCGAGCACTGGCAGGACGGCCAGCAAAACTGCGATCGCCACCATCATGTCCACCACGCGCCCAATCTTCAGCGACAAGTTACGATCCGTTCGTTTCAATACCATGGCGTCTTTATATCGAAACGAATCCGGAACGTTCCCGGCAAATGCAGAATTATCATCAGATATAGCCGGATCTGTCGCGTACATGGACTGTCCCTTTGATCAAAGTTGCAGCGCATCGCGAAGCAGATGTGCCGAACGATCCTTATCCACATTATTTTGATTGCAAATTCCGTGGTGCAGCACAGCAATATTGCGATGATTACTGTCTGTCCTGCGACGATTGGAAAAGGCTGTCGCGGATTATTTCCGTAACAGGGCCAATTCCTGTCGCGCCCGCACCTGCCACCGCTGCGCCAATGGAAGCGCCCGGAAATCCGTGGTTGCGCGTGCGCGCCGATACATGGCGCGATGGCCGTCCCGAACCTTTTTGTGATTATCCGAGATGCGCGCTGAGCTGTCGGTGTCCTGAAATGTCAGGACCTCGCCCACGCCTAGAATCGGCACCCGTTGTGCGATGCGAATAAAAAGCTCCCAATCCTGGCAGCTTGGCATAACGGGATCGAACAGGCCAACGGCATCCAATATCGATCGTGACATCATGATATTGGATGTAGGCCCGACGATGTTGTGAACGAGAATATCTTCCAGGCCGATGGTTTCCGGCGGCCGAAATGCCGGCAGATCGTTGCCGATCAGCGAATGCCCGCATGTCACGCAAAAATCCCTTATATTGCCGCTCGCATTCGCCCGCTCCAGTTGCAGTCGCAACTTGTCCTTTCGCCAATAATCGTCCGAATCGAGAAATGCGATCACATCACCCGATGACATGGTTATCCCGCGATTTCGACTATTTTGGGAGCCAATATTCTCGGAATTTCTATAATATGAAATATAATTTTTATAATGGCTTAGTATGATCTCTGTGTTATCGCTAGATCCATCATCAATTACGATAATCTCATATGGACTATATTCTTGATTTATGACGCTATCGATCGCGCGGGAAATATGTTTTCCACGATTATATGTTGGGATAATCACGGAAACCTTATTCATTGCGTATCCGTTTCAATAAATTCGTCGCCTATCAATAGAGCGCCATAAATTTTTGGATTAAACAATGCTTATGGGTGAGGGGTTGAGGTGGCACGATGCAAAAACGCTCTGAAACGAAGCGATTAAAACTTGGACTTTTGATGGAGCGCAATAGGATATCCTGACGGCGTCAAAGGATCGCATGCAGCAGGAAACCGGTTCTCTACGCCAGCTGGCATTGCATGGCACGCTGGCCACGGCTGCGGCTCAGGCGATCCGCGTCGCGCTGCAACTGCTCACCGTCATCCTCCTGTCGCGGTGGTTGAAGCCAGCCGATTTCGGGCTTGTCGCGATGGTGATGCCAGTCGTTGCGCTTGTTTCGCTGTTCCAGGATTTCGGCTTGCAGCAAGCGGTCATTCAACGGCGCGCGATCAGCGCGGCGGAACAGACACGCCTGTTTTACATCAACCTCGCGGCCGCATTGGCTGTCATTGTGGTGCTGCTGATCCTCAGCCCCTTGGTGGCCGCATTCTATCGACAACCGCAGGTGGCACTGCTGGCGGCGGCGTGGGCCGTGCCGATTGCGCTCGGTGCGCTCGCGGCCCAGCATTTGGCGTTGCTGAGTCGCGAAGGTCGATTTGGCACACTGTCTGCTATCGATGTGGCGGCTGCGGTCAGCGGTTTCCTGGTGTCGGCAGGCTCGGCCTTCATATGGCGTAGCTATTGGGCGATCTGGGCGGGTACGGCCGTGGCCGCGATCCTGACCGCGATTTTCGCATGGCGGTCTTCGGGCTGGCGGCCGGGCAGCATCCGAACCAAGGCTGAAACCGGCGATCTGCTGCGATTTGGCGCGAACGTCACGGGTTTCTCATTCCTGAATTATCTGTCGCGCAGCATGGACGCGGTGATGATCGCGCGCGCTTATGGCGCAACGGCCCTTGGCTTTTACGACCGCGCCTATCGCTTGTTGCTGTTCCCGATCCAGAACATCAATGCGCCGGTGACGAAAGTCATGGTGCCGCTGCTGAGCCGGATGAACGGCGATCCCGAACGCCTGCGCCGGGCGTTTGTCGAAACCGCCGGATTGCTGGGTCTGATCTGCATCCCGGGCATCGCCACCGTTGTGGTGGTGGCGGACGAGGTGATCCTGCTCCTGCTCGGTCCGCATTGGGCGGCAGTCGCGCCGATTTTCACCTGGCTGGGTATTGCCGGCCTGATGCAAACATTGAGCAAT encodes:
- a CDS encoding lipopolysaccharide biosynthesis protein yields the protein MQQETGSLRQLALHGTLATAAAQAIRVALQLLTVILLSRWLKPADFGLVAMVMPVVALVSLFQDFGLQQAVIQRRAISAAEQTRLFYINLAAALAVIVVLLILSPLVAAFYRQPQVALLAAAWAVPIALGALAAQHLALLSREGRFGTLSAIDVAAAVSGFLVSAGSAFIWRSYWAIWAGTAVAAILTAIFAWRSSGWRPGSIRTKAETGDLLRFGANVTGFSFLNYLSRSMDAVMIARAYGATALGFYDRAYRLLLFPIQNINAPVTKVMVPLLSRMNGDPERLRRAFVETAGLLGLICIPGIATVVVVADEVILLLLGPHWAAVAPIFTWLGIAGLMQTLSNATGWLFIAQNRTRELLHWGIYSSITTLLSFAAGLPWGAVGVAAAYAISGWLVRLPVLYWVVHRIGPVRMRDLLLLQLPLTVAAGLLAGVVHGLRMTGLEGIGLILCSGVLAYAIALATLASYADGRAILKAAWRLTRSFRGARAYEEAEIRL
- a CDS encoding sugar transferase translates to MSLKIGRVVDMMVAIAVLLAVLPVLALLCCATWLQDGANPIFVHRRIGLGGRSFPCLKIRTMVRDADARLRHLLETDPAAAAEWTRDQKLRCDPRITPFGAFLRKSSLDELPQLLNVIAGHMSLVGPRPIVQGEVARYGRYFRHYCLVRPGITGLWQVSGRNDTSYRRRVAIDTVYSRSKTVLGDLAIIGRTVPALMLSRGSY
- a CDS encoding glycosyltransferase family 2 protein, which encodes MNKVSVIIPTYNRGKHISRAIDSVINQEYSPYEIIVIDDGSSDNTEIILSHYKNYISYYRNSENIGSQNSRNRGITMSSGDVIAFLDSDDYWRKDKLRLQLERANASGNIRDFCVTCGHSLIGNDLPAFRPPETIGLEDILVHNIVGPTSNIMMSRSILDAVGLFDPVMPSCQDWELFIRIAQRVPILGVGEVLTFQDTDSSARISDNHKKVRDGHRAMYRRARATTDFRALPLAQRWQVRARQELALLRK